In the Actinomycetota bacterium genome, TCCTCATTCGCGGCGCGCGCGAGCACAACCTCAAGAACCTCACGCTGGAGCTGCCGCGAAACAAACTGATCGTCTTCACCGGCATCTCCGGGTCGGGGAAATCGTCACTGGCGTTCGACACGA is a window encoding:
- a CDS encoding excinuclease ABC subunit A → MSTDRILIRGAREHNLKNLTLELPRNKLIVFTGISGSGKSSLAFDT